GCGGGACGAAGGCGGCCTTCCAGCAGAATGCGGCGGACCGAAGAGACGCTTAAATGGATGTTTTCGTGTTCGGCCAACAGCTCGGCAAAGTGGGTGGCATTGCTTCCGAAGTAGCGCTCCTGATACAAGAGCTGCACGCGTTGTTTAAGCGAATCGGCCAAGGTATGAGCGGGCTTACGGCCCCGATTCCCATGTGCGATCGCTTGTGCACCTCCGTGACGATATTTGGCCTTGAGCCGATACGCTTGACGGACACTGATGCCCAGGTTGCGTGCAACATCCTGTTCCGTGAGATGGCCGTCGATCCATTTTTCAATGACCATAACGCGTTTCAGTTCGTTCTTTGTCAAGGTGATCTGCTCCTTGCTCATACTGACATTTTCTCGGATCAGTTACACCCTGACAATATCACAGAACAACAACACAGGGCCGAACATATGCTTGCATTTTCTTCGGAAAGGGGGTATAATGGGGATACAATATTTACCTCCCTATACTCCCCATTTAAGCCGGAGACAAGGGATTCCCTCGCCCGTGGATTGACCATCACAATCCGATACGGGAAGGGAGCCTGTACCGAAAGGACAGGAAGTGGAAGGTCCTCCCCATCACTCTTCGTAGCGATGATGGCGCTATGAAAGAGCAGGGCAAGATGGGACAAAAGTTTTTCCCGACACTCTCCGATTGTGCAGGAGACGAGGGCCACGGTACCGAGAGGACCGTGTAAAAGTTTTCGCGCACCGCGTGTGCGCTTTTGAAGAAGCGGATAATGGAATTAAAGCCGATTCTTTGTTTGGTCATTCCACGTGGGAACGGCTTTTTGTTTTTTCATCATTATCAAAAGGTGAAAGGGTGATTAACAAACTACAGTATTTTTCGTATAATGGGTTTGGATGGAGTAATTGGAGGAATAATCATGGCCAAAGTAATTCCGTTATCTCGGCCTCGATTGCAAGACGAAGATTCATTCGATGAGGCGATGAAGGCCATTGAAAAACGTTTTGGTGTTTCGTTTTGGGATTACATCGGGCTGAACGGACGCCGTCCAAAAGAAGTGCAGGAGAGGATTGATAAGGCGCTGCAAAAAGAAACTTTCGATGATTAAGAACGAAATCCACTTGATTGAAAGTGGATTTTTTGTTTTGGAGAGGGAGTGTCGAGCTTTGCCGGTTTATTTCGAACGAGGATTCGTCTTTAAGGGGAACATCCCGGAACCGAAACTGACAAGCTTAACTCCACCGCCCAGTTTTATTCTGTATGGCGAGCATCGGCTGATCGTTCTTCACTCGAGCGACTTTCCAGACATTGATCCGAGGATGGCGTTGGTCATTCCAATCACATCGGCAAAAGCGGAAAAGAAAAGAGCACAGAAGGAAGGCCGCTTCATTCGTGCTTCATACGTACCGATCCCGAAAGACGGTCATCCATTTCTAGAACACGACAGCTATGCGAGCACTGCGCAAATTTGTCCGGTCAACAGAGAATGGTTGAATCAATACGTTGGAACGATTCGACCAGAGTTAATGAACCAGATCGATATGCAGGTCATTTTGAACATTGGAGCCATGAATACTGTGGTTCAATTGGCGCAGAAGCTGTATGAAAAGCGGCCCCATCAACAAGAAGAAACAGCGGCGGGTAACGAGTAACTAAGTGGACAAGCCTGAAATCAAAGGAAATATTTTTGAAAAGCGTATCTTTCCCTTGTCAAAGGGTAGATACGCTTTTTCTTTTTGAAAATCTGCCTCCCTGCGCGGGCAAAACAAGCGCAGGACGCCCTGCGGCGGGAAAGGAGAAAAGATGACGACGGCAACCGCGAACTTGCCAACTGAAAAACCGACTGTTGATTTGTCCGTCCTGGAGAAGGTCGTCATCCAGGGGGATCTGTCGGTGCTTACTCCGCAGGAACGGTTGTTTTATTACAACAAAGTCTGTGAATCAGTCGGACTGAATCCCCTGACCAAGCCGTTCGATTACTTGGAGCTTGACGGCAAATTGGTTCTTTATGCCAAGAAAGACTGTACTGATCAACTTCGCAAAATCCATAACATCAGCATCACGATCACAGGTCGGGAAAGAATCGGAGACGTTTACTGTGTGACAGCACGTGCGACCATGCCGGACGGGCGATGTGACGAATCCATAGGAGCTGTTCCCCTTTTGAAAAAGGAAATGGTATGGGATCCCCAGCAATACAACAAAAAAACTCAAAAAAACGGCTGCTATGTTTGGACAGGAAAAATGATTCCGCTCACACCGGAGGAATTGGCGAATGCACTCATGAAGGCAGAAACCAAAGCAAAGCGCCGCGCCACACTTTCGATTTGCGGACTTGGCATGCTGGACGAATCCGAAATTGAGACGGTTGAAGGTGCGCAACGGATCGTTATTGAGGACGAGCCCGTTCAACTCAACAAATCCGGATCTAAGCAGGAAACGAAGGCAGAAAGTCGCCGGTCCCAGCCCTCTAAACCTACCGAGCCGGTCAATACACAAGGCAAACCGGAACCGCAAGGAATGGAGCCGAAACCTGAACCTGAAACGGCCAATAGCGGCGGAGGAAAGATGGGCGTGTATCGGTTGGTCGATGCCAAAGTCGGTACATCGCCGGGCGGAGTCACCTTTGCTCAATTGAAAATTGCGAATGTCAACACCGGCGAAGTGGAAGTCGTGATTGCCAAAACGCCGGAAACGATGGATGCCTTTAATGCTATCCGTAACGATTCCACGTTTGAAGTAAACATGGAAATCGAAAACGGGTTCAAAATCGTTAAATCTATCCGCCTGTTGGGTGATGCGGCATGATCGCCTTTACGGACGGAGCGGCGCTTATCTGCGTCGTTCCGTCCCGCACCCAAAACGGCGTGTATCTGGTTCGATGTGAACCGGCCGGCCGAGAATTGATCGTCAGCCACGACTGCCCAGCATCCCGATTTGGGCGAACATGCCGCCACATTCATGAGGCGGTTGCCGCCTACGAGCGCTGGCAATGGTGGGAGCCGAAAAAGCGGATCGTGCCGGTTCAAAAACGAATCGCACTTCAGCCAGAATGGGATCAGGTGCAGCTAACGCCCAGCCCGGAAGATATCCTTCGGGCGGTGGTGCAAAATGCTTCCTGAAATTCTGGAGGTGGCAAAAAAACATAAGCTCATCATCAATCCGAGGACGCTGCACAACGAAGAAGTGCTGTGCAAATGTCCGTTCTGCCAGGAGGACTCAAAACCCGGAAAGAACCGAAAGTATTACCTTTCGCTAAACGCCCAAAGCCAGGTGTTCAAATGCTGGTTTTGCGGCGAAAGCGGAGGGGTGCTCAGGTTCATCGCGCTTCTTGAGGGGGTCCCCGAAGAAAAGGTGCGAGCAAAATATTGCCGCCGCCGTGCTCATCCGGCCGAACGGCTCACCCGAAGGCAGCGGCTGCTGATGGGCGGTTATGAAAAAGAGCCGGACTGGGAAGCGATGAAAAACCGGGATCGCGCGTACTACTTTCGCACAATGGATCACCTTTGGGAGCGCTGGAACGAATTTCTTGAAACGGAGCGAAGGGACGCGTACTTTCTGCTCATCCTTGGCATCCGGTTCGGAAAGTACCGTGAATATGTGGAGAGGATTCGGCAGAGGGAAAAACAGATCGGAGCCTCGCTTCTGAAAGAGACTCTGAAAGTGTATTCCTCTGCCGTCCGTCCGTCTTGGACCGAAAAAGTCGAGGCCGAGCTTGACGCCTTCGGCATGAAAACCCGTAAGACCTGACCGATTAAGGCAGGCTGGGATGGGAGGGTAAAAACATGAGTTTAAACAAAGCGATTCTGATTGGCCGTCTGACCAAAGACCCGGAGCTTCGGTATACGCCGTCCGGCGTGGCGGTAGCCCAGTTTACGTTGGCGGTGAATCGTCCGTTTACGAACAGCAGGGGGGAACGCGAGGCGGATTTCATTCCAGTTGTCGTATGGCGCAAGACGGCGGAGGCCTGCGCGAACCATCTGCGCAAGGGCAGCCAGGTTGCTGTGGACGGACGGATTCAGGTGCGCCATTACGACAACAACGAAGGCCGCCGCGTTTACGTGACGGAAGTGGTGGCGGAAAGCGTCCAGTTCCTGTCGCCGGCGAACGGTACGTCCGCGTCGAACTCGAACGAAAACCGTAATGCCGGGGAAACTTACTATTCGGACGGCTCAAATGACGGCTTCATCCCTGATGACGAGTTGCCGTTCTGATCATGAATGTATTCTCGTTTTCGCGGCTTTCTCTTTATGAACTCTGCCCGTTCCGGTTTTACCAGAAATACGTTTTAAATTTGCCGGAACCAGTCACAAAGGCACTTGCGCTTGGGAAGGCCGTGCATAAAGCAATCGAACTGCGCTTGCATGGAATGCCGGAAGATGAAGCGGTCGTCACCGGGTGGATCGAAACTGACTGCCACCCTGAAGTAAACCGGGATGAAATCGCTGAACTCGTAAGAAATGCTCCGATTCTGAAAGGCGAGGCGGAAGTTCATTTCGAGCTTCCGCTTGCCATTGGGTCGGACCTGAAACTGCAAGGGTACATCGACTTGGTGACGGAAGACGGCTTTGTCGACTGGAAAACGAACTGGCGGCTGTTTGGACCCCTTGACACGATGCAGATTCCGCTGTATGCGTGGGCCTACATGCAGCTTAAAGGCGTACGGGAAGCCACTGGGACTCTCTATTTCCTGCGTCACAACACCCCGGTATCCCACCGATTCACCAGCATTGAAGCGGAAGACGCAAGGCGGTGGGCGTTTAAACTGGCAGATGAAATTGACGCAAAGGTATCCTGCGTGAAACTGTTTCCCGATATGGCAAAAAGTCAGTTCCCGCCTCGGCCGGGAACCCACTGCCAAAACTGCCCGTTTGCGCTTGAATGCTACATGAAAGCTGCTTAAAATGGCTGAATCCCGAAAGGGATGGATTTTGAAAAGGACGAGTATTGCCCTGAGCCGGCTTGCTCGTCCTTTTTTGTTTCCCAAAAAGCAAAGGAGGATCGCCCATGGCAGTTGGTTTGAAAGATGTTTTGACAATGGATGAGGCCGTAAGGCTCGCTTTGGAAATCGAGCGCACGGAAGCGGCTTTGAAGCAGATGAAAAACCGCCTGAAGGAATACGTGGACCTTCACGGTGCGCTTGTGGCGGGAGACAAAAGGTGGGACTACTACCCCACCGTAACATGGGAATTTGACCCCGACAAAAAGAAAGAGCTTGCCGTGGCCATTGCTGCCGAAGGGAAGAACCCGTGGGATTACCTGTCGTTTTCCGCAACGGCCATAAAGTCGCTGGGCTGGCCGGAAGAAGCGCTTCTTGCCTACGGCAGCCAGAAAATCATCCGACGTTTCGACTCCAGGAAAATTTGAAGATTTTTCATTGCCTGCATCCGATGCGAAGAAACGGGATCTGCTGATCCCGCCGCTTGCGCCATGCAGGGGGAAGGAGGAGAAATGGAACTGGTTGTCCGGGAAGCGGACCTGGCCAATCTGACGGAGAAAAACCGGCAGAAGGCCCGCCAGCTGATCGAAATGCTGAGCCAGGTCATGAAAAACGAAACGCCCGTCCGCATTCAGCGTCCGCTTGACGTGTACCAGCTTTCGTTGGATTTGATTCCGCTCAGCCAGGAACACTTCGTGGTCTATTTCCTAAGCAGCAAAAACCGGATCATTGAGCGGAAAATCATCTCGATCGGCAGCCTGAACGCTACGGTGGTTCACCCGCGCGAAGTGTTCCGGGAAGCGATCCTAAGAAGCTGCGCGGCCATCGTTTGCGTTCACAATCATCCAAGCGGCGATCCCGCCCCTAGC
The Bacillus thermozeamaize genome window above contains:
- a CDS encoding single-stranded DNA-binding protein, encoding MSLNKAILIGRLTKDPELRYTPSGVAVAQFTLAVNRPFTNSRGEREADFIPVVVWRKTAEACANHLRKGSQVAVDGRIQVRHYDNNEGRRVYVTEVVAESVQFLSPANGTSASNSNENRNAGETYYSDGSNDGFIPDDELPF
- a CDS encoding DNA repair protein RadC, translated to MELVVREADLANLTEKNRQKARQLIEMLSQVMKNETPVRIQRPLDVYQLSLDLIPLSQEHFVVYFLSSKNRIIERKIISIGSLNATVVHPREVFREAILRSCAAIVCVHNHPSGDPAPSPEDIEVTRRLIEAGHIIGIDVLDHVIVGRDGYVSMKEGGLIA